One Cryptomeria japonica chromosome 9, Sugi_1.0, whole genome shotgun sequence genomic window carries:
- the LOC131067411 gene encoding U-box domain-containing protein 45 yields the protein MERIEAAVEQIFSTANDAKLHGGMCRQLARLVGKMMKIFPAIEAARPRCKSGIQALCAFHLALEKAKSLLQHCGDCSKFYLAITGDAVLVKFERVKDDLLQGLQRLEVIVPHTLAWQITEIFKELEQAKFALEPTEKEIGDDLITLLQQDKDASGLNDISELEAFHQAATRLGIVSPKTISLEKRSLRKQLDKSRCEDDKRKESIISYLLHLLRKYNKLFRNECMDDVDSQYSDPCSPSVRNSLEEAHVSGRRSDQDDSKIQSFKLVAKETLRSSVGMLPAVPEEFRCPISLQLMSDPVIICSGQTYERVCIEKWFSEGHDTCPKTQQKLSYLSVTPNYCVKGLIGSWCEKNGIRVPEPPPPPSLPLIYWRWDQSDSMKSVADGRLKRVKVGLSEDDQVANFDKGDAVSLSTPTLDHNIFSESAVFPIKGELIQISGTDPSLTYDMVDAQNLEEHSTEKYERLLANLNSSSLEVQCAAAEEVALLCKDDSACSYMGANHFISALVKFLQSSVDVLDTKAQEVGASALLKMTWNNNRNKASILSSGVVPLLLNLLDSKTAEAALAVLLALSSWDDNKATIGSLGAIPCLIKLLRSNSYQCRQDALNTLYHLSINAENQSRMVSADAVSNIVHLLTVCEVDFTEICISILYNLASIEDGRTAIADTDGCIVTIAELLDTGTPKEQEQSVATLLLLCTKSFDHCQLVLREGVIPSLVTLSVTGTPWGRDKAQKLLQHFREQRQRDASWLSPPKTVCNPEESMNRQASSKEKRKLYKSTSKKIGRTLSFFWKAKSFSLYQC from the exons CTACATGGAGGAATGTGTAGGCAACTTGCCAGGCTTGTTGGTAAAATGATGAAAATCTTTCCTGCCATAGAAGCAGCTCGTCCAAGGTGTAAGTCAGGCATTCAGGCGTTATGTGCATTTCATCTAGCACTTGAAAAGGCCAAATCCCTTCTTCAGCATTGTGGAGACTGCAGCAAATTCTACTTG GCGATAACAGGGGATGCAGTTTTGGTCAAATTTGAAAGGGTCAAAGATGACTTGCTTCAGGGTTTGCAGCGTCTTGAAGTCATTGTACCACATACCTTAGCTTGGCAG ATTACTGAAATTTTCAAGGAGCTTGAACAAGCAAAATTTGCTCTTGAGCCTACAGAAAAAGAAATTGGTGATGATCTTATCACATTACTGCAGCAGGACAAGGATGCTAGTGGTCTAAATGATATATCAGAACTAGAAGCTTTCCATCAAGCAGCTACAAGGCTAGGAATAGTAtctcctaaaacaatttcattggaGAAAAGAAGTTTGAGGAAGCAACTTGATAAATCCCGTTGTGAGGATGATAAGAGGAAAGAATCAATAATTTCATACCTCCTACATCTTCTAAGAAAATACAACAAGCTTTTCAGAAATGAATGTATGGATGATGTCGATTCTCAGTACTCTGATCCATGTTCTCCATCAGTAAGAAATTCTTTGGAGGAAGCTCATGTTAGTGGCAGAAGGAGTGACCAGGATGATTCTAAAATTCAGTCATTCAAATTGGTTGCCAAGGAAACTCTTAGAAGTTCCGTAGGAATGTTGCCAGCAGTTCCTGAAGAATTTAGATGTCCAATTTCCTTACAGTTAATGTCTGACCCTGTGATCATTTGCTCTGGTCAAACATATGAAAGAGTATGCATAGAGAAGTGGTTCAGTGAAGGTCATGATACATGTCCAAAAACACAGCAAAAATTGTCGTATCTTTCTGTCACTCCTAACTACTGTGTGAAGGGATTAATTGGCAGTTGGTGTGAGAAAAATGGTATCAGAGTTCCAgaaccacctcctccaccttctTTGCCTCTGATATACTGGAGATGGGACCAGTCAGATTCCATGAAAAGTGTTGCTGATGGTCGGCTGAAAAGAGTCAAGGTTGGATTATCAGAAGATGACCAGGTTGCAAATTTTGACAAGGGAGATGCTGTCAGTTTATCAACTCCCACTTTAGATCATAACATCTTCTCTGAGTCTGCAGTTTTCCCTATAAAGGGCGAATTGATACAAATCAGTGGTACAGATCCTTCTCTGACTTATGATATGGTTGATGCTCAAAATCTAGAAGAACATAGTACTGAAAAGTATGAAAGATTGCTTGCCAACCTTAATTCATCAAGTTTAGAAGTACAGTGTGCAGCTGCAGAGGAAGTTGCGTTATTGTGTAAGGATGATAGTGCTTGCTCTTATATGGGTGCCAATCATTTTATTTCCGCTCTTGTGAAGTTCTTGCAGTCTTCTGTAGATGTACTAGATACAAAGGCTCAAGAAGTAGGAGCATCGGCCCTTCTCAAAATGACTTGGAACAATAATAG GAACAAGGCATCAATTCTATCTTCAGGTGTAGTACCATTGTTATTGAATCTTCTTGATTCAAAAACAGCTGAAGCAGCATTGGCAGTTTTGTTAGCCCTGTCCAGTTGGGATGACAATAAGGCAACCATTGGTTCCTTGGGAGCTATTCCTTGCCTAATTAAACTACTAAGATCAAACTCCTACCAGTGTAGACAAGATGCTCTCAACACATTATATCATTTATCCATAAATGCAGAAAATCAGTCCAGAATGGTGTCAGCAGATGCTGTTTCCAATATTGTTCATCTCCTTACTGTCTGTGAAGTCGATTTCACAGAAATATGCATCAGCATCTTATATAACCTAGCTTCCATTGAAGATGGAAGAACAGCGATTGCTGATACCGATGGTTGCATTGTGACCATAGCAGAGCTGCTTGACACAGGCACCCCTAAGGAACAAGAACAATCTGTGGCTACCCTCTTGTTGCTATGCACTAAGAGCTTTGACCATTGTCAGTTAGTTTTAAGAGAAGGTGTGATTCCCTCTTTAGTTACACTTTCTGTTACTGGGACTCCATGGGGAAGGGACAAAGCACAGAAACTTCTACAGCATTTTAGAGAGCAACGTCAACGAGATGCTTCCTGGCTGTCTCCTCCTAAGACTGTATGCAATCCAGAAGAATCCATGAATAGACAAGCCTCATctaaagaaaaaagaaaactaTATAAGTCAACTTCAAAAAAGATTGGCCGAACTTTGAGTTTCTTTTGGAAAGCCAAGTCATTTTCTCTGTACCAGTGTTAG